TTCTTTTCGCGGTTCATACAATCAGGTCCCTCGTGCTGTGAATTGCTCACATAAGTCGAGACCGGATAAGCATCCATTTTAGCTGCCGAATAGGGCTTCAATAGTGTTTTAAGCTTCGCGATATCGTTGTAATCACGATCCAACCATTGATCGAATTGTTTTTCAGAAAGTATGACAGGCATGCGGGTGTGAATGTCTTCTATGAGCTTATTAGGTTCTGTCGTAAGAATGGTGAAACTTGGAAATTTCTCTCCCTTCTCGTTCTTCCAGACAGAGAACAACCCGGCAAACATAAATGTTTTTTCATCCTTCATACGGATACACATCGGCTGCTTTGACAAGATTTTTTTTGTCTTCCCATTTACCTCTATAACGGTAGTCATTTTCTGCCATTCATAAAAAGCATCTGCGGGGACGAGGCACCGGCTCGATTTAAAATATGGAGCAAAGAGCTTGCTCTGATCTAAAGTCTCTGATTTGGCATTGAATGTCGATGCCTGTATTTTCCCGTCTTTTGACCAATGAGGGATAAGCCACCACTGCATTTTTCTTATGACGATATTTCCATTTTGAATTGCTAATACCGGCATCTGCTGCATGGGTGATGCATTGTATCGAGGAAGATCGTCTAATGCATCTTTTCTGTTGCCAAGGATGTCTCGCCCGACAAGCTCAAAGACCATTTTGCCATTTATGAAAGCATATCTGCCGCACATAAAGATTTCCTTAGGATGTTTTCGATATAATAATAATAATTTTGAAAACAAAAATCCTGCATGTGACCGTCACCTGCCCCGCTTTTTCATGATAGGTGACGGTCACACCCTTCCGAATAAAAAAAAAGGCAAACGTGTTGTGCCCCTACGATATTACCTTCATGGTTGGTGACGGTTACACTCAATTAAATAAAAAGGGCGCATAGCGATACGCCCCTGCATATTCAATCTTTTCCTTTGCTCAGGCTTTGAATGGCCGTAATTGCAAGCAGAATTATATCTTTGGATAGTACTATCATCAGCACAACAATCATTAATAAAACAAAACTAAAATTTAAATCGAATTGAAATTGCAGTTGCTGAAATTTCCAAACGTGGTTTTCTTTAACCATAACTCCTGATAGTCGCAATGGTAGGATTAAGAACCTGCATAAATCAAACTTTACAAAACCTATTGTGGAGAACCAGGCCACATCTTTGAA
The genomic region above belongs to Ignavibacteriales bacterium and contains:
- a CDS encoding SOS response-associated peptidase, translated to MCGRYAFINGKMVFELVGRDILGNRKDALDDLPRYNASPMQQMPVLAIQNGNIVIRKMQWWLIPHWSKDGKIQASTFNAKSETLDQSKLFAPYFKSSRCLVPADAFYEWQKMTTVIEVNGKTKKILSKQPMCIRMKDEKTFMFAGLFSVWKNEKGEKFPSFTILTTEPNKLIEDIHTRMPVILSEKQFDQWLDRDYNDIAKLKTLLKPYSAAKMDAYPVSTYVSNSQHEGPDCMNREKKI